A portion of the Calothrix sp. 336/3 genome contains these proteins:
- the hemB gene encoding porphobilinogen synthase, producing the protein MFPTHRPRRLRTHPQLRRMVRETVLTTSDLIYPLFAVPGTGIAKEVKSMPGVYQLSIDKIVEEAKEVYDLGIPAIILFGIPTEKDDDATGAWHDCGIVQKATAAVKAAVPELIVINDTCLCEYTSHGHCGYLQVGDLTGRVLNDPTLELLKKTAVSQAQAGADIIAPSGMMDGFVQGIRGALDAAGFQDIPIMSYAAKYASAYYGPFRDAAESTPQFGDRRTYQMDPGNAREAIKEIQLDVAEGADMLMVKPALAYMDIIWRVKEASNLPVAAYNVSGEYSMVKAAALNGWIDEQRVVMETLTSFKRSGADLILTYHAKDAARWLG; encoded by the coding sequence ATGTTTCCTACCCATCGCCCTCGTCGTCTGCGTACCCATCCTCAATTACGTCGAATGGTACGTGAAACTGTGTTAACAACTAGTGATTTAATTTACCCTTTATTTGCCGTACCTGGTACGGGAATTGCTAAGGAAGTTAAGTCTATGCCAGGAGTTTATCAGCTCTCCATTGATAAAATTGTTGAAGAAGCAAAGGAAGTTTATGACTTAGGAATACCCGCCATTATTTTATTTGGTATTCCGACTGAGAAGGATGATGACGCAACTGGTGCTTGGCATGATTGTGGTATTGTGCAAAAAGCCACAGCCGCAGTAAAAGCAGCCGTTCCGGAATTAATTGTTATTAATGATACTTGTCTGTGCGAATATACCAGCCATGGGCATTGTGGTTATTTGCAAGTTGGTGATTTGACAGGTAGGGTGTTAAATGATCCAACCTTGGAATTATTGAAGAAAACAGCCGTATCTCAAGCTCAAGCAGGGGCTGATATTATTGCTCCATCCGGAATGATGGATGGTTTTGTGCAGGGAATTCGGGGTGCATTGGATGCTGCGGGCTTCCAGGATATACCGATTATGTCCTATGCTGCCAAGTATGCTTCTGCCTATTATGGTCCGTTTCGAGATGCCGCAGAGTCAACACCCCAGTTTGGCGATCGCCGCACCTATCAAATGGATCCAGGGAATGCACGGGAAGCAATCAAAGAAATTCAGCTAGATGTTGCCGAAGGAGCAGATATGCTCATGGTAAAACCTGCCTTGGCATATATGGATATTATTTGGCGTGTGAAAGAAGCTTCCAATTTACCAGTGGCTGCCTACAATGTTTCTGGTGAATATTCTATGGTGAAGGCTGCTGCTTTGAACGGTTGGATTGATGAGCAGCGAGTTGTGATGGAAACTCTGACTAGTTTTAAACGTTCTGGCGCTGACTTGATATTAACCTACCATGCGAAAGATGCGGCACGGTGGTTAGGGTAG